Proteins co-encoded in one Capsicum annuum cultivar UCD-10X-F1 chromosome 9, UCD10Xv1.1, whole genome shotgun sequence genomic window:
- the LOC107843036 gene encoding S-type anion channel SLAH3 — protein MIRTTCSTKEDFAVQVTPPISKTITCHKMKRFDSILEDVDLIHHQLDPTRCRSLNAVATGTKAAAEKQTDTSISISMPPTPSAKGVGFNDIFSQTSTPRGTTTLNKRIWSYSQTSMPRVSVFPESPKLPSTQLRNPRNNTNKLKDTRFDSFKTWSGRLERQLSVLRGKEQEPISPPSPSIETIPVNRYFDALEGPELDSLKASEEIILPEDRKWPFLLRFPISSFGICLGVSSQAIMWKKLATSASTKFLHISLKANLGLWCISAALMVIISFIYALKIIFYFEAVRREYYHPVRVNFFFAPWISLLFLALGVPTSIAQNLHTSLWYILMTPIFCLEVKLYGQWMSGGQRRLSKVANPSNHLSIVGNFVGALLGASMGLTEGPIFFFAVGLAHYIVMFVTLYQRLPTNDTLPKELHPVFFLFVAAPSVASIAWATIQGSFDQGSRIAYFIALFLYFSLAVRINFFRGFKFSLAWWAYTFPMTGAAIATIRYSLVVTNLVTKCLAIILCGLSTLTVTTLLVTTIIHAFFLGDLFPNDISIAINKRPKITQKWYLGNSDSKNIDQYLKYVDSFQAKDTESSLTYQNSSS, from the exons ATGATCAGAACAACATGTTCTACAAAAGAAGATTTTGCAGTGCAAGTGACTCCACCAATTTCCAAAACTATAACTTGTCATAAGATGAAGCGCTTTGATAGCATTTTAGAGGATGTAGATCTTATTCATCATCAGCTTGATCCAACCCGTTGTCGCTCTTTAAACGCTGTAGCCACT GGAACTAAAGCTGCTGCTGAAAAGCAGACTGACACTAGCATTTCCATTAGTATGCCGCCCACTCCTTCAGCAAAAGGAGTTGGCTTCAATGATATTTTTTCTCAGACATCAACGCCTAGAGGTACTACCACACTGAATAAGCGAATATGGTCTTATTCTCAGACATCAATGCCTAGAGTTTCAGTGTTTCCAGAGTCTCCAAAACTTCCCAGCACTCAATTGAGGAATCCTAGAAATAATACTAATAAGCTAAAGGATACAagatttgactcttttaaaacATGGTCTGGTAGACTGGAGAGACAATTATCAGTTTTGCGCGGAAAGGAACAAGAGCCTATTTCTCCACCTAGTCCTTCTATAGAAACTATTCCTGTCAATCGATATTTTGATGCCTTGGAAGGACCTGAATTGGATAGTTTAAAG GCTTCTGAGGAAATCATTCTTCCAGAAGACAGAAAATGGCCATTTCTTCTTCGTTTCCCTATTTCTTCCTTTGGTATCTGTCTAGGTGTTAGTAGTCAAGCTATAATGTGGAAGAAACTGGCTACTTCTGCCTCGACAAAATTCCTGCACATAAGCTTGAAAGCAAATCTTGGCCTGTGGTGCATATCTGCTGCACTTATGGTCATTATCTCTTTCATCTATGCTTTAAAGATCATTTTCTACTTTGAAGCTGTTCGTCGGGAGTATTACCATCCAGTACGTGTCAACTTTTTCTTTGCTCCCTGGATATCACTTCTGTTCTTAGCACTTGGAGTTCCAACATCAATTGCTCAAAACTTGCACACATCTTTATGGTACATTCTCATGACCCCGATCTTTTGTCTAGAGGTAAAGCTCTATGGACAATGGATGTCTGGAGGACAACGAAGACTCTCAAAAGTAGCGAATCCCTCGAATCATCTCTCAATTGTTGGGAATTTTGTTGGTGCATTGCTTGGTGCATCCATGGGACTAACAGAAGGGCCAATATTCTTCTTTGCTGTTGGTTTGGCTCATTACATAGTCATGTTTGTTACACTCTACCAGAGACTTCCAACAAACGATACACTGCCAAAAGAACTTCACCCCGTCTTCTTTCTGTTTGTTGCTGCACCTAGTGTTGCTTCAATTGCATGGGCAACGATCCAAGGCTCTTTTGATCAAGGATCTCGGATTGCTTATTTCATTGCGCTGTTCCTCTATTTTTCACTG GCAGTTCGCATTAACTTCTTTCGAGGGTTCAA GTTTTCATTGGCTTGGTGGGCCTACACATTCCCTATGACAGGAGCTGCTATTGCCACCATCAGATACTCACTTGTAGTTACCAACCTGGTGACAAAGTGCCTAGCTATCATTCTCTGTGGTCTTTCTACACTAACTGTAACAACACTACTTGTGACAACCATCATTCATGCTTTCTTTCTGGGAGACTTATTTCCCAACGACATTTCCATTGCAATCAACAAAAGACCAAAAATAACTCAGAAATGGTATCTTGGTAACTCAGATAGCAAAAATATTGATCAATACCTTAAGTATGTAGATTCGTTTCAAGCCAAAGATACTGAATCTTCTCTCACATATCAAAACTCAAGTAGCTAG